Below is a window of Vanessa tameamea isolate UH-Manoa-2023 chromosome 11, ilVanTame1 primary haplotype, whole genome shotgun sequence DNA.
ACAACACATGTTTCCCTTAAGAGGAATGTGATTGTATAAAGTCTTACATGTTGCACACATATTGggaaaggaaaatattaaaattatagtaaatattgttgTCACAAGTGTCTTAAATGCCCAGCAAGCACAGGGCAAGGAAGTTAGAACATCAGTCATCCGCATCAATCTCTTCTTCACTATTATCCTCCTCGCTGGTACAATCTGGCTCAGAACTTTGAGAACTACAGCGTTCGCACCAACACATAAACAGGTAGTTCTCTGCTAATtcctgaaataataatttatgcatacaaatacaatatcattattttacaattactatCAACACTGTTCTCATAGAAGCTAAATTTTCTAATGGTACTGCaatttatgtgaaaataaatactattatctGATTGTTTGATATGTGATGGCCCCTTGACCGATTTTGACATAATATGACCTATGGgtcatatacaatatataatttgtttgtgcTATggcacaaaatatattatattgtataagtatTGCCACAAATATAAGTAACCCCTCAACAATAATCAGATTAGAATTTAGAATTGAGAGATCAGGGACAGGACCTTTTTGTGATTTACGTGAATCAAGGGAATAGCACAGCCAGCTAGTTAAATACAGGTGATCTAATTACTTGACAAACAAAAACTATGGAACGCAAACACTTTTGTACAACCTAACCCATGACTATGAGATATGCAGCCTTATCCATTTAAGATGGAGAAGAAtcacattataattttagacaATTTTTTAACACCAAATTCGAATTCAAAtcatatttgtttcttttatttaataaaaaataatatttattctttaacctTCTGTCTTGAATGCCTCGATCTTTGCAGAGTACAGTCATCaagataacttatatatatttcctgTCCTGGCATTATTGGTTTCAATGCTTTGAGTTGTATCCTGTGATTGCCATATGGAAATGAGGACTCAGCATTTGGCGCACAGCTGTGATTACAAGCACTCTGCAATTGGAACAATCCAGAGCCTTCTGTATTTAAGAATTGACCagattctgaaataaaataggATCTTACTATATGCATTTGTATGTGTAATAAGAATCTTGTTGATGTGattctatattttcatttttatttgaataataatgaatacataaatattagatttatattctcAAACTAGGAGAATCAAATTGTCTACATTACGCTATttggttcttttttttttaaaagataggAGGGCAAATCGACCACCATCAACTGTacacattggcgccgtaagaaatattatccattcttTACAACAAAAAAGCACCAcaaaccttaggaactaagatgttatgtccattgtctGAAGTTACaacggctcactcacccttcaaaaacgaacacaacaatactgagtatagACCTataagccctaccatcaagtagtagaataatagtttttaaattgttccCTGAATAACTGACACCTAACCCAAGACTATATTTGTACAATTATTACCATTTATAGTCGACAGATAGTACCTTCATACACAGCAAATGTTTAAGATGCTTGACATACACTGCTAATCGacacataaaacatataaagtaatgaaaataaaaatgtgtgatcttgtattaaaatatatacacattataTACGAACTACCATAAAAAATTGGGTATACACTAATGacagaaataacaaaaattttaatttaatgttaaatgttagttgtataattatttcGAGATTTGAACAACTGTGTTAATTCTTCTTAGCTTAACATAGAATACAATTCTGTTTtcaattaactaaaattatctCACCTTCTTCAACATACTGATACAGTTTATCGATAAACATATCAAGCTGTTGTCGTTCATCATCTGACATGGTCAACTGTGACACCGAAGTGACCCACAGTGAAAGGGGACTTGTGCCGATGCCCTGACTATTAGTCCCCACTAAGGCCATCAGAGAACAAAATCCTTCGGGAGTTAGGAactgaaaaatattgtttagaataagattaatatttgtttatagaatataaataccGGTACCATACTGTTTACaaagaattgtatttattgtatataaccctgtataatatcTATCAAAGTTTGTTTGATTTATACTAATTAGTAAATTTGTGTCTCACAAGGTCTGTCTACATTTCGGTTTTTAAAAACGGAGCTCCATTTTATCcttattcaatatgaaataatttcaggtttcaatatacttatttttttttttattatttgtaaatatatcataGGCCCTACAATATAGTTTCAACAACTTTGATCGATCAATTTCTTGTAGTGAATCAATTAGGCCTTCTCAAATTGACctgacatatataatttatatcttgaGAGTGTATAAAGGAAACTataaatatcccacagctgggcaatTAAGACACCaaccacaaaataaaatataacagctGCTTGATAGCTTACCTCTTGTATATATTCTCCATTAATAACATTTGCTGTCATTTCCCTCAGAGTATTCAACTGACCACTAAACTCATCACCCAATACTTTGTGGACTAGTTCCGCATCTTCATTAACAGTCCTGTGACAAAATTGTTTGATTGTTGCAGCAGCAGATGCTGGATCGGAATGTTGCTGTATATATGCCAATATTCTAACTAGAAGCATTATATTTGCTGTTTCTGGAGGATAATGGATTTgtctgaaaaatattattatattaacaatattacagAGCAGATACAATTGCACTTCAGTATGATAAAAATGATTTGTAACTGTAGTCTCATTTTTGTACAttcactaaaaaaaattttacatcattaaatacacataattatatacttgaTATTCATTAGATGAATTAACTTACTTCCATGTCTCTATAAGCAAATTTATAGGATGATGAGCATCATTCTGTATATAACACAATGTACGATGATAAATAGCTAAAGAGTTCACTTTACATTCTTCGGAACAATACAGTATACCACATTGGTTGCAACTCGTAATGTTTAACAGATCATCTTCAAAGCAATTGGAATGTGGCAATAAAATATCCGGTTTGCCTGATAAACGTATTACATTTTGTTCCGGAGTCTCCAGAGGTCTAAAATGTTTCAAATGTGTATATTATTCATTTGGtaagtaattatatagttttatatttctacGATAATCTGAAtactaaaaaacataaatagtgataaaatttattcaaaatcatattaatagtGATGCTAATTCATGAATGAACACAAAAtgtttgaattgaattattataaaaataatacaggctaaaacttttttaaatgttgtataaagttatagacaaacatttattgaaaaattttgagttatttttaaaattaaaagacataAACCTCATGCAATGATCACATGCTAAGTATCTGTAGGCTGCATTCCAAGCAAATTGGCAAGACACTAAAGGGTCTTCCTCTAAAATAATGTCGCCTTCATTATATTGCTTTGTTGCAAACAGCCCCTTTCCCTGTACAAAAAggtttaaagaaaattaaattgtagaaaaaaaagtacatattcATATAGAAACCGGTACCTTACCTTTTTGCTATTAGATATCCTTATCTCAAATCCttccataattatttttgtattaaacaaatctgtagttttttgtaaaattataagaaatattacgagaaataatttttttaaaggttattgcaatagaattaaaatttctttcgaATTTGTTAATTGTCAAGTTGTCAGGTTAGAATTTGCGATAGTCCAACGTCATTTGTCACTTTTTGCAATCTTCACAAACGTTTAGAAACATAACAATTTTAAGATCGATAATAATACACAGTATCGCTACTCTTTTTTGTCTATTTAtgtgaatgtatatatttaatgtactatttaatattccacacatatatattatatatgacctTATCATTAACGTGAACTgcatttatatagatatatatatattgttttgaattGAAGAAGTAAAGGGAATttactaagtatataaaatatattatctatataataattgtttatattctaAACATCATGTTACagcattgaattaaatttgaaacgtATTGTCTCAGACTCAGTTTTTACTGTTTTCTTTCTTTGTTGTTTTGCTGTATTTACAtgttttatgtcaataaaatataataacatttatatatactgcttaaaaatccacaaatactaagtccacgcttttttatcattaactagctgttacccgcggctttgctcgcgtacaatatgaatatatgtacaaattaacttaaaatattacgttaatgtaagacctctttgtataccacattggtgtgtatttcagcccttagggtagaatatccagaaacgcttaaatgcgaatcaactcaaactataaacttcaaaaatgacggacttccagactatcctatatacgaaatatcTACCCAAtatctccccttaggcgtaaaacatccaaaaacgcttaagcgtgatttgtttatttgtttgaaaatttttaatcggtagcccaaaaataaaatttcatggttctaactttaaaatgacggacttccagaatAACCTGTATATGAAATATCAACTCCAACtcttccctttaggcgtaaaatatcaagacacgcttaaatacgtatctactcatttttaatcagtagcccaaaaataaacttttctgcTTCAAACTTCAAAAATGTCGGTCTTCCTATCTAttaaactatcctatatacgaaatgtcacccctatttccctccttagacgtaaaatatccagaatcgtttaaatacgtatcaactcatttttagtctgtatcccaaaaataaaatttctagcttctaatttaaaaaatgacagacttccagactaatctatataagatatgtcaacccctattaaaccccttagaggtagaatatctaaaaaCACGTgcatacgtatttaatcatttttaataagtatcccaaaaataaagtttcatatttttagcttaaaaaatagcgactttcataaaaactttcaacccttattttagTAGTAGGTTATCTAGaaattcttaaatatgtatctactcctttttaatcagtatcccaaaaataaagtttcgtttctaacttaaaaaattacggacttccatacaaacgttcaacccctgcTTCACttctttaggggtagaatttccaaaattcgctccttagtgggtgtcaggatatgttagtttataagtgtacagcctaaaatataagttttaggcttctagttctaaaaaatgacaatactttcaaaaaCTTACACCATTTCATctcccttttcaaccctttacagcacttttttccaaataaaaagtagcctatgtcctttctcagactctagactatttgtgtaccaaatttcatttaaatcggtccagtagttttggcgtgaaagcgagacagacagagttactttcgcatttataatattaaatatattaatatatattagtatacttattagtataattagtatattagtattagtatattagtatggaagtatggattgaatattgtattgagtaataaaccttatttatcaaagtttttcGATAtgaaactttgttaatttaaaaaataactgtgtttttttttatagaaacgaataatgTACTCTAGAGAGGTCATATTGTGAAGTCGATAACTAAATGCTATAAGTTGACCTTTCCTCGTCGTGTCTTTACAATCAATGATTGTTACTCGAGCTCCGAGGTTATAAATAGAGCAGCCAGCTTTTTTTCAGAATGAAAACAGTTTAAATATCTGTAGTTTTACACCAAAGCAAAATGCCGATTGCATTATACTACGAAAATAACTAAAGTACAGCCGACAAGTATCAACAACAGTTAGTTGTCTAATTTTTCTAACTAACCATAAATTAGGATTACATTGAAGTTTTGAGTCTTAAGTGATTCCTAAAAACGCTGTAGTATCAGTAATATTTAGATCACTATCATTTAAAGTGAACTTAAAATTTGGCTTTCTTACATTAGGAAACAGTACCTACGCATTTTTCCTTTTTTGTATTTAGaactaaactattttttgttaacCAAGTTTCTATCAGTGATAATGCATTGTTTCAATCGTCATTGTTAGCTTATTTTCTGTCATCATGAAGTATCATGTGAACTACGTCGTTCGCAGCCGaaggacttaaaaaaaaaaccgaaagtactttaaaagtgaatatatatttatagactaCTTCATGTGTTGAGGGTGTAACACAGAATGCCCCCAGagccaattattataaaataatattaatacttttcttaattctaagagacataaaaattataaagaaagatcGGCGTGGTCCGTTGTTGGGCGGCGTGATGTTGCGCAAGGGTTGCTGGTACCGGGCCGTCGTCGGTGGTCTCGGCGAACGCGATGTCCTAATGTACCTCCATAGGGTGGTCGCATACATAACATGTGGTATCAtcagcaaaaaatacaaaatacaataaaaattaaaaagagacCCAAAACTGATCCTTGTGGTACACCTTAGTACAAATCAAGAagactttattccattaatagACACTTGTTGAAGACTTTGATTCAAGTATGAAGCAACGAGATCAAGAGCTTCACCGTTCACACCGTAATGTTTTATCTTGTACAAAAGCGTTTCGTTTCGTATCTACAATATCGAATGCTTTGGATAAACCACAGCAAAGCATTATGTAATTTGTCGATATATGTCTAAGTTAGTGCCATTCCAGCATCAGTTGTTAAGCGACCCCTAATAACGcctatatacatgtatatcatattattttactatatttttattagatagccACTTTTAGtttaagcaaaataatatatttaaatttacagttAGCAAATCAGGTCTAATCTGGGATCCGATCGGAAATGAGACAAGCGTGTAACTGGAAGCGGTGGTAGGTAGTTTCAAAGATGTCATTATCGATATGTACATACTTTGGAAAACTTCCGTCCAATGCTAATATAGCCGATGTCTTCATTATAATCaaagattttcattttaattgtatcttCTTTTGGTCAAAAACACTGACTTGATTGATGCTTGGAATATAACAATTAGGAGTTAGATCTTCTATATCTAAATCTTATTGTCTTCgactagttattatataatatttgtcagAACTCCAGAAGACTAAGTATACGATCTATGCCGGAGGACTCTGTAGTAATAATAAAGCATATAgtaaataaacagttaaataaGACTCAATAActcaataatgataattatataatttaatttttttattttaatattataccttTCTTCTAAAATTAATAGAAGGATATTTGCAATTAGTATAACTATAAACTCTTTTCAtactaataacattaatatggtAAAAGgttgacaaaatataatttactaaattgttttacAAAGTTTCATAactccaataaataaatttcaatttatttgattagaTATTCTTCAGTGAACTCACAGTTTTCAAACTCAAAAcaatgaattttttatttgtttaaagccATATTATGTCTTTtgcaataatactaattatataattaaaaatagtacttatttcttaaattattactttgtataaataataagataatctAATCTAAGAATCGTCATCGATGAACTATTATATTTGCGGTCATCAGAAGATATCGTCACAAAAACAACTGttataaaatgttcttatttatacaactttaatacttaaatatacatatattaagagATCAGATTTATAAATGTGTCATAACTTTAGACTTGTGGTGTTCTATTTGAGCAATTGTGTCAAATAATGGCAGAGTTTTTGTTTCAGGTGTAAAGGTTAGTAGCAGAGCTGCTATAACTGCGGTTGAAGAGAACAGAATTGCCGGTAGAGCATCCAGCTCGCTCACCTGAAAAGAGTAAATTAAGtactttatagaaatatattcaaagaacTCGATAGATGATCTcattagtatgtatttaaaaaaataacagatttaATAGAACAAGAGTTTCAgatgtgtacaaaatatataacattgtattaacataaggtgaaataggggttgaacgttagtatggaagttcgtaatttttttagttagggtcataaaactttatttttgggatactgattaaataggagtagatacttatttaagtatttttgcatattctacccctacgggggtgaaataagggttgaaagtttgtatagaaatccgtcattttttaagatagaaacatgaaagtttatttttgggatactgataaaaaatgagtagatacgtatttaagcgtttctagataatctaccactaagggggtgaaataagggttgaaatttgttatggaaGTCAGTCATTTATTAAGtcaaaaacatgaaactttttttgggatactgattaaaagtgagtaaatacctatttatttatttttttatattctaccattaagggggtgaaataagggttgaaagttagtctggaagtccgtcattttgaagttagaagctcgaaatttatttttgggctatcgattaaaaatgactagatacgtatttaagcgtttttgtatATTCTACCTTAAGGGCTGGAATACACActaatgtggtatacaaagaggtcatacattaacgtaatattttaatttaatttgtaaatatattcatattctacgcgatcaaagccgcgggtaacagctagtaatgaATAAATGCCTAATTACCAAGAATAAACGAGAAACTAAtctaattcttatatttataccacgatatgttatatgttcaattataaaataaaaatgtagattatatttttattttataatattgtatattcatatttttactaaattatattaccaATAGAGGAGTTAGTGGTGCCAACATACTGCCAACCCTAGCTGCTGTATTGCCACATCCAACGAGAGTCCCCCGAACACTAGTCGGAAATAATTCTAAGCTGTACGTGTAAACTCCCGTAAAGCAGAATGCGACTCCCAactttccaaataaaaataacgccACCTTCAGCCAGGATAAAGCTGCAAAAATGTaaatgaagaaattaaaaatagtttccaatataattatatatgtataataggtCTCTATTGTGCAAAACAATGAaaaccttattaatatttaatatatacttacattcaGGGGTGTAAGTTTGAGCAATAAGGAAACACGCGGAGCAAATATAGGCACACCTCAAAGATATATTTCGTCcaaactttttaaaacataaaaacgcTAAATAATCTCCAGGAAAAGCTGTCAATGATGATAGtacaaaatttatgtatttattaccaGGTAGCAAAACTGAATGTACTATTAGACCGTAATACACGAAGCTTGATGTAAAAAAGCAGAAAGACGTGACAGCTAAACGTAGCATTGTCTCTTTCGACGCTAGAATATCTTTAATGGTCTCTTTCTGTTTTTGTATTACTACATCGAACTTTTTGCGTAACTCTTCATCGCTTATATCGTCAATTTCTTTGCCTGTTACTTCTAATTTGTTCATTTTTGCAACTAGTTTTAACGTGTTTTTCGCTTCTGTTGACTTCCCTCTTATCATTTGCCATCTTATACTCTCTTTGAGCAATAGGGCGTAAAAACCATAAAGTACCGTTGGAGCATATACAACTATGATCAGGAGCTTCCAATATTTCAAACCCATTGCTATGAATGCAAATAGTACTTCTCCAACGTAAACTGCATACGAAAAAATTACACCAGCCAATACTCGTTTTGAATCTCCGCCAAGTTCTATTACTGTAACGAAACAAGTAAAACTtaaattgaagtatttttaaaatttgaaattcttCATTAATCGGGGTTTTGCAATAGTTATACTATTtcgtattgttattaaataaattgttataacattTCGATGCAGGGTGTCAACATTTTATAAGTGTATCGAGCGTTTATAAATCAGTATTCATAAAAATCTATCTTAGTACGAAAATAGTTTTAGGCTCTTTAACAATCATAATAAGAAACTCACCGTTcaagttttgaaaaaaaaacatgtgaGATACATAAGTTACAAAATCACCGGTACTATTCTATTATTCcaccatacaaatatatatatacatcgtACTTACACAAGACAACAGCAACCGTATAAAGTCCTGAGACGAGAACCGACTCCAAAAATTCGACtccaagatataaataaaaattagtgatGAATATTTTGCACAAGCCGACTAAACCACCAACTGAGCAAATAATAATAGTGGGTTTTcttccaattctaaaaaaaaatcacatattaaataataacataataattataatggtcTTGCATATTTGCGAAgcttttaataagttttaaaaaagatattattacTTATCAGCTATCCACCCCGTGATTATCATTGACACAACCATTCCGGCATTGTGTATACCTCCGACGAGAGTCGATTTCCACGACTGGCAACCCAAATTGAGCTGAAAAAAACCATCATAACAttacaaaatcaacaaatatcCATATAAACCGTAAGTGTTCTTTTGTGGTTAAAcatgaacattttttaaaacactattaataataaataacgaacATAATACAAGTACTCATTGTAAAATCAAgagagaattttattatttttctgttttctAATTTCAGCTATATAACCGGCTTAATACACTGtcatataataatcaatttattccCACATCAACCTGTTTGCGCATAATATTCCTCGTGTTACGTGAAAATGATTTCGTTTTGCGTGTCTATCTTGTGTATCTCGTTCTATTAAGGCTATTATAGAtacaaacaaaaagaaaaccAATATGGCAAGACTGATACCTGTTGCTATTTAAGTCGATGTAGTCAGTTGCTTGCAGGTATATTGTCTTAATAATTACGATGAAAAGGCAAGTGTTGTATATTGGTAGCCGATTCTTTAAAACGTAAGCTGTCATTTAATCGATTTCCAAATAGATAAAGCAATCAAATGATGGAATCACTTGATGGTAGCCTGGTAGGGTCAATGATGAGTACGGCCTTAGAAATCCTAtccagaaaaatattattaaaattattaaatcaagaTTGCTATTATTTTCCAATAACCAAATATTCTAAATAGGCAATAAGCAAACATGGCAAAGTATTTATGACATAGATCGAACACAAATACTTCTttctagttatttaattatatcttcaATGGAGATTGTTTAACATGATTATTTATGACTAATTAAAGGTCACGGCTGCCTGCGGCAAGAATAAGTGTgtctatataaaatgtttatatggaACCAAATATATAATTCCAATCGAAGGCggagtaaatataaatgaatcttagatttacatattccttgGAATTTGTTAATAGCTCAAGGAGAGGCCTTTACTTACTAGTTACATTACAGGCTGTTGCTACATTATAATACactacaacactattccactttaCTGCTTTAATAATTTGACTACCAAAGCTACGATATAGACTTCGCCGAAACACGAGCTGCCAGgcatttttttttgacatcttCCACAATCATTGCGATATTTCAGTGAATTTACACAAAACATTTAtcaattaaacac
It encodes the following:
- the LOC113400780 gene encoding histone-lysine N-trimethyltransferase SMYD5 — translated: MEGFEIRISNSKKGKGLFATKQYNEGDIILEEDPLVSCQFAWNAAYRYLACDHCMRPLETPEQNVIRLSGKPDILLPHSNCFEDDLLNITSCNQCGILYCSEECKVNSLAIYHRTLCYIQNDAHHPINLLIETWKQIHYPPETANIMLLVRILAYIQQHSDPASAAATIKQFCHRTVNEDAELVHKVLGDEFSGQLNTLREMTANVINGEYIQEFLTPEGFCSLMALVGTNSQGIGTSPLSLWVTSVSQLTMSDDERQQLDMFIDKLYQYVEEESGQFLNTEGSGLFQLQSACNHSCAPNAESSFPYGNHRIQLKALKPIMPGQEIYISYLDDCTLQRSRHSRQKELAENYLFMCWCERCSSQSSEPDCTSEEDNSEEEIDADD
- the LOC113400778 gene encoding organic cation transporter protein-like isoform X2 is translated as MTATSNNCARSEDIYQEFEKFDRFQLFQYILVCLPLVTVSMMHVNYIFVAENVEHRCLVSECEGAKPSVEIPDWWPKGVNARCLKPVVDMQKYDKSNQTCSNNTFLEILEECHEWVYENNNSIVAELNLGCQSWKSTLVGGIHNAGMVVSMIITGWIADKIGRKPTIIICSVGGLVGLCKIFITNFYLYLGVEFLESVLVSGLYTVAVVLLIELGGDSKRVLAGVIFSYAVYVGEVLFAFIAMGLKYWKLLIIVVYAPTVLYGFYALLLKESIRWQMIRGKSTEAKNTLKLVAKMNKLEVTGKEIDDISDEELRKKFDVVIQKQKETIKDILASKETMLRLAVTSFCFFTSSFVYYGLIVHSVLLPGNKYINFVLSSLTAFPGDYLAFLCFKKFGRNISLRCAYICSACFLIAQTYTPESLSWLKVALFLFGKLGVAFCFTGVYTYSLELFPTSVRGTLVGCGNTAARVGSMLAPLTPLLVSELDALPAILFSSTAVIAALLLTFTPETKTLPLFDTIAQIEHHKSKVMTHL
- the LOC113400778 gene encoding organic cation transporter protein-like isoform X1, giving the protein MTATSNNCARSEDVYQEFEKFDRFQLFQYILVCLPLVTVSMMHVNYIFVAEDVEHRCLVSECEGAKPSVEIPDWWPKGVNARCLKPVVDMQKYDKSNQTCSNNTFLEILEECHEWVYENNNSIVAELNLGCQSWKSTLVGGIHNAGMVVSMIITGWIADKIGRKPTIIICSVGGLVGLCKIFITNFYLYLGVEFLESVLVSGLYTVAVVLLIELGGDSKRVLAGVIFSYAVYVGEVLFAFIAMGLKYWKLLIIVVYAPTVLYGFYALLLKESIRWQMIRGKSTEAKNTLKLVAKMNKLEVTGKEIDDISDEELRKKFDVVIQKQKETIKDILASKETMLRLAVTSFCFFTSSFVYYGLIVHSVLLPGNKYINFVLSSLTAFPGDYLAFLCFKKFGRNISLRCAYICSACFLIAQTYTPESLSWLKVALFLFGKLGVAFCFTGVYTYSLELFPTSVRGTLVGCGNTAARVGSMLAPLTPLLVSELDALPAILFSSTAVIAALLLTFTPETKTLPLFDTIAQIEHHKSKVMTHL